CAGGCGGAAACCACGGCGAATGGCGGGCACGCTGGGCAGAAGGTTGGCAGTCATGGAACGGACTCCGTCATGGTGCTGGTGCGCACAGCGCACCCTACAAAAGGCTCAACCGTAGGGTGCGCCACGCGCACCGACACATCGAGGTTCATAGCGCGATCCCCCGATGCCAGACGCGCTGCTCGGTCACCGTGTGATACGGCGGGCGCTGCAGTTCGTAGGCCATGCTCATGGCGTCGAGCATGCTCCACAGCACGTCCAGCTTGAATTGCAGGATCTGCAGCATGCGCTCCTGCGCCTCACGGGTGCGGTAGTGCTCGAGGGTGATGCGCAGGCCATGCTCGGCATCCCGGCGCGCCTCCTTCAGGCGCTTGCGGAAATAGTCGTAGCCGGTGGCATCGATCCACGGATAGTGCTGCGGCCAGGCATCCAGGCGCGACTGATGGATCTGCGGGGCGAACAACTCGGTCAGCGAGCTGCTGGCCGCTTCCTGCCAACTGGCGCGGCGGGCGAAGTTGACGTAGGCATCGACGGCGAAGCGCACGCCGGGCAATACCAGCTCCTGCGACAGCACCTGTTCACGGTCAAGACCGACCGCCTCGGCCAGGCGCAGCCAGGCTTCGATACCGCCCTCCTCGCCAGGCGCGCCATCGTGGTCGAGGATGCGCTGAATCCACTCGCGGCGGGTTTCGCGATCCGGGCAGTTGGCGAGAATCGCCGCATCCTTGAGCGGGATATTGACCTGGTAGTAGAAGCGGTTGGCCACCCAGCCCTGGATCTGCTCGCGGGTGGCACGGCCTTCGTACATAGCGCGATGGAAGGGGTGATGGATGTGGTACAGCGCACC
The genomic region above belongs to Pseudomonas sp. GOM7 and contains:
- the pqqC gene encoding pyrroloquinoline-quinone synthase PqqC → MSQPAMTPAEFEQALRAKGALYHIHHPFHRAMYEGRATREQIQGWVANRFYYQVNIPLKDAAILANCPDRETRREWIQRILDHDGAPGEEGGIEAWLRLAEAVGLDREQVLSQELVLPGVRFAVDAYVNFARRASWQEAASSSLTELFAPQIHQSRLDAWPQHYPWIDATGYDYFRKRLKEARRDAEHGLRITLEHYRTREAQERMLQILQFKLDVLWSMLDAMSMAYELQRPPYHTVTEQRVWHRGIAL